GCCGCGTGGTCCACGACCGAGGGCGGCGGCGTGGTCGTCGCCGTGGTGGACAGCGGCGTCGACACCCGCCACCCCGACCTGCGCGACCAGGTGGTGGGTGCGATCGACTGCGTGGGCGCCGCCGGCGATCCCGACGCCTGCCGCCCCGGCGGCGACACCGACCGCGACGGCCACGGCACCCACGTGGCCGGCATCGTGGCCGCCGCGGCCGACGACGGCACCGGCGTGGCCGGCGTGGCCCCCGAGGCCCGCCTCCTCTCGGTCCGGGCCCTCGAGGCCGGCTCCTGCGCCCGTCGGCCGTGCGGGGCCGAGGGCCCGGCGACCGACGTGGCCGCCGGGGTCCGCTGGGCCGTCGCCCACGACGCCGACGTCGTCAACCTGTCGGTGGGGGCCACCGGCGACGCCGACGCCGACCTGGCCGCCGCCATCGAGGAGGCCTGGGACGCCGGGGTCGTCGTGGTGGTGGCGGGCGGCAACGGCCCGGCGCGCACCGACCTGGGCGACGCCCCGGCCATCGTCGTCTCCGCCGTCA
Above is a window of Iamia majanohamensis DNA encoding:
- a CDS encoding S8 family serine peptidase; translation: MTRARGVLVALVAGAFLALAVLAATGALSREGEGTDPARLAGDQWNLEAVGAPAAWSTTEGGGVVVAVVDSGVDTRHPDLRDQVVGAIDCVGAAGDPDACRPGGDTDRDGHGTHVAGIVAAAADDGTGVAGVAPEARLLSVRALEAGSCARRPCGAEGPATDVAAGVRWAVAHDADVVNLSVGATGDADADLAAAIEEAWDAGVVVVVAGGNGPARTDLGDAPAIVVSAVTAGGEVAPYSTAVGAARWRLAAPGGAQRAPDGDGCAGDDAVLSTLPVPGGEGEAYGCLAGTSMAAPHVAGAAALLLATGLDPSATVERLLATATPLDQGPPGPDRLDVAAAVRGA